From Psychrobium sp. MM17-31, the proteins below share one genomic window:
- a CDS encoding response regulator transcription factor — MQPQVIIADDHPLFRTALKQAIVECIDDAQILEAECFEEVLEAVEANPSLEIVFLDLHMPGNNGFTGLMQLQNHYPDLVVIMVSSDDNVETMQKAISFGAAAFIPKSADLSTIASAIEVVLDGEVWLPEHVDQALTDDTQTKANQHLAKQLAQLTPQQYVVLTQIADGRLNKQIAYDLDIKETTVKKHVSAILLKLEVNNRTLAGLAYQQLMLAAPENRSD, encoded by the coding sequence ATGCAGCCACAAGTTATTATTGCCGATGATCATCCACTGTTTCGCACGGCGTTGAAGCAGGCGATTGTTGAGTGTATTGATGATGCGCAGATTTTAGAGGCGGAGTGTTTCGAAGAAGTGCTTGAAGCCGTTGAGGCCAATCCTAGCTTGGAGATTGTGTTTTTAGATCTTCACATGCCCGGTAACAATGGTTTTACTGGATTGATGCAATTGCAAAATCACTATCCGGATTTGGTGGTGATTATGGTGTCGTCAGACGATAATGTCGAAACCATGCAAAAGGCCATTAGCTTTGGCGCGGCGGCATTTATTCCTAAATCAGCCGACCTTTCTACAATTGCTAGTGCTATTGAAGTGGTGTTGGATGGTGAAGTGTGGTTGCCTGAGCACGTCGACCAAGCCTTGACTGATGATACACAAACCAAAGCGAATCAACATCTTGCTAAGCAACTGGCTCAGCTCACGCCGCAGCAATATGTCGTATTGACCCAAATCGCCGATGGCCGCTTAAACAAGCAAATAGCCTATGATTTGGATATCAAAGAAACCACAGTCAAAAAACATGTGTCGGCCATTTTACTCAAGCTAGAAGTCAACAACCGCACCTTAGCGGGTCTTGCTTATCAGCAACTGATGCTAGCCGCCCCTGAAAATCGCAGCGATTAA
- a CDS encoding TonB-dependent receptor, with protein sequence MTYAKLSLSTLALAVSSALVTQPLMAAEDEKKAKDGALERIEVTARKTVESLQEVPVAITSISATDLAERGIEVITEVQQFSPNTTLQRSRGTNSTITAFIRGVGQQDPLWGYEAGVGIYVDDVYMARPQGAVLDLLDIERVEVLRGPQGTLYGKNTIGGAIKYVTKEMSGDAEFSVQGTVGSYGQGDVKLTGQMPLVEDKLYFGFGVASLNRNGYGEYLLSALEDQDADNYNKEVMAARVTLEYHATEDLLLKLNWDRTEDKSNAKGGYRLLPSLLTNAPVPDSVYDSYTSLPTNNKVELEGISFTAKYDVNDSTTLKYVYSSRDSYSPTNIDFDNTPLRIFDVPAIYDDEQSTHELQINNVGDDYKVVGGIYLYDGESCGVFDAILDVLGQSAFKTPGLTREVSGCSNAKSQAIYAQATYDIDEQWSVTAGARYTKDKKDSLVRNGLVFNTVYPESGWVDGYVRPDGDLVPVVLDDSEEWSKFTPRIGVEYQANRDMMFFASFSQGFKSGTFNPRATTAEPAADPENVDSIEIGMKSEWLDNRLRANVTLFSLDHEDRQYISVLPGKDSTELNQRLGNIGSSTGQGIEAEFTYLASDELVLTASFGFIDSEFKEVLDTNPETGAVFDKSDNFTISNTPDFTYNLAANYTIESNMGDFIVNASYYYRDDYVLFEENSLLTQDGYGLANASITWYDDDTDWSVGLHLKNLTDEEYMVGGYQFVTPKADGGYAPGLGGDNTLIGYYGDPRTVSLTVGYQF encoded by the coding sequence ATGACATATGCAAAGCTAAGTCTAAGTACGCTTGCACTGGCCGTGAGCAGTGCGCTAGTGACTCAGCCACTAATGGCAGCAGAAGACGAAAAGAAAGCAAAAGACGGCGCGCTTGAACGCATCGAGGTTACGGCACGTAAAACCGTTGAAAGCCTGCAAGAAGTGCCTGTTGCTATTACATCGATTAGCGCCACAGACTTAGCCGAGCGCGGCATTGAAGTGATCACCGAAGTTCAACAGTTTTCGCCAAATACAACGCTGCAACGCAGCCGTGGTACTAACTCGACCATTACCGCGTTTATCCGTGGTGTAGGTCAGCAAGATCCTTTATGGGGCTATGAAGCGGGTGTCGGTATTTATGTCGATGATGTTTACATGGCGCGTCCTCAAGGGGCGGTATTAGATTTATTAGATATTGAACGCGTCGAAGTTTTACGTGGTCCACAAGGTACGCTATACGGTAAAAACACCATTGGTGGTGCGATTAAATACGTGACTAAAGAAATGTCTGGCGATGCTGAATTTAGCGTGCAAGGCACTGTTGGTAGTTACGGCCAAGGCGATGTAAAACTCACTGGTCAAATGCCACTGGTTGAAGACAAATTATACTTTGGTTTTGGTGTTGCGAGCTTAAATCGCAATGGTTATGGCGAATACTTATTATCGGCGTTAGAAGATCAAGATGCCGATAACTACAACAAAGAAGTGATGGCGGCGCGGGTAACGCTGGAATACCATGCCACTGAAGATCTATTGTTAAAACTGAACTGGGATCGTACCGAAGATAAGTCAAATGCCAAAGGCGGTTATCGTTTATTGCCTAGTTTGCTCACCAACGCGCCAGTGCCAGATAGCGTTTACGATTCTTACACCAGTTTGCCAACCAACAACAAAGTTGAGCTTGAAGGCATTAGCTTTACAGCAAAATACGATGTGAATGATAGCACTACGCTGAAATACGTTTATTCGTCACGCGATAGCTATTCACCAACTAATATCGACTTTGATAACACGCCACTACGCATCTTCGACGTACCAGCGATTTACGACGATGAGCAAAGCACTCACGAGCTACAAATCAACAATGTTGGCGATGACTATAAAGTGGTTGGTGGTATTTACCTTTACGACGGTGAATCATGTGGTGTATTCGACGCCATCTTAGACGTACTAGGACAATCAGCCTTTAAAACCCCGGGCTTAACCCGTGAAGTGAGCGGTTGTAGTAATGCTAAGAGCCAAGCGATTTATGCACAAGCAACTTATGATATCGATGAGCAATGGTCGGTAACCGCAGGTGCTCGTTACACCAAAGACAAGAAAGACTCATTAGTGCGCAACGGTTTAGTGTTTAACACCGTTTATCCAGAATCAGGTTGGGTTGATGGCTATGTCCGCCCAGATGGTGATTTGGTGCCTGTGGTATTAGACGATTCTGAAGAATGGTCGAAATTCACGCCGCGTATTGGCGTTGAATACCAAGCGAACCGCGATATGATGTTCTTCGCTAGTTTCTCGCAGGGCTTTAAATCAGGTACCTTTAACCCGCGTGCTACAACTGCTGAGCCAGCGGCGGATCCAGAAAACGTTGATTCAATCGAAATCGGTATGAAGAGTGAGTGGTTAGACAATCGTTTACGCGCCAACGTGACCTTGTTCTCGCTTGATCACGAAGATCGCCAATACATCTCAGTACTACCCGGTAAAGACTCAACGGAATTAAACCAACGTTTAGGTAACATAGGTTCGTCGACAGGTCAGGGTATTGAAGCTGAATTTACTTACCTAGCTTCTGACGAATTAGTGCTAACGGCAAGCTTTGGCTTTATCGACTCTGAGTTTAAAGAGGTGTTAGATACTAACCCTGAAACAGGTGCTGTGTTTGATAAATCTGACAACTTTACTATCTCGAACACGCCAGATTTTACCTATAACCTAGCGGCTAATTACACTATCGAATCGAACATGGGTGATTTTATTGTTAACGCCAGCTACTACTACCGCGATGACTATGTGTTGTTTGAAGAAAATAGTTTATTAACTCAAGACGGTTACGGTTTAGCGAACGCCAGCATCACTTGGTATGACGACGATACAGATTGGAGTGTTGGTTTACATCTTAAAAACCTAACCGATGAAGAGTATATGGTTGGTGGTTATCAATTTGTTACACCAAAAGCTGATGGCGGTTATGCTCCAGGGTTAGGTGGTGATAATACGTTGATTGGTTATTATGGCGACCCTAGAACAGTCTCGTTGACAGTGGGTTATCAGTTTTAG
- a CDS encoding PHB depolymerase family esterase: MMPQNKSLLISAIAALGFVASVSFSPLANAASEQVPASLPLSQFGENPGELTASVFRPTKTPKALVVLLHGCVQNAEKLAVDSGFRGLAKSHNFALLLPQQSKSNNIKQCFNWFSTPDTARDQGETLSLKNMITTVKGSLKVDQVYIAGLSAGGAMASGLLVTYPQMFDGGAVIAGLPYPCADNLIKAISCMRAGPSQSAAELVALAQKTSPKTTTWPPLFIATGDSDKVVNAVNSQKLAEQWAALSGSKQVATEDKLGASFSQWKSGDKPTIELVTIKGMDHGWSVNPAVKNGGSTAPFLPKAQLSTAQQIVDFWQLN, translated from the coding sequence ATGATGCCCCAAAATAAATCTCTGTTAATTTCTGCCATCGCTGCCCTTGGTTTTGTTGCTAGTGTGAGTTTTTCGCCGCTTGCAAACGCCGCTAGTGAACAAGTGCCTGCTAGTTTACCGCTCTCTCAATTTGGTGAAAATCCTGGTGAACTAACCGCTAGCGTGTTCAGGCCGACTAAAACGCCAAAAGCACTGGTTGTGTTATTGCACGGTTGTGTACAAAACGCTGAAAAGCTTGCTGTAGACAGTGGTTTTCGCGGTTTAGCGAAGAGCCATAACTTTGCACTACTTTTGCCGCAGCAAAGTAAAAGCAACAACATCAAGCAATGCTTCAACTGGTTTTCAACGCCGGACACCGCACGCGATCAAGGTGAGACACTTTCGCTGAAAAATATGATCACCACCGTAAAAGGATCATTAAAGGTGGATCAAGTTTACATCGCTGGTTTGTCTGCTGGTGGCGCCATGGCCAGTGGATTGTTGGTGACTTATCCGCAAATGTTTGACGGCGGTGCTGTGATTGCTGGCTTGCCGTACCCCTGCGCAGACAACTTGATTAAAGCCATTTCTTGTATGCGGGCGGGGCCGTCTCAAAGCGCGGCAGAATTGGTTGCCTTGGCACAGAAAACATCGCCAAAGACTACGACTTGGCCGCCACTGTTTATTGCGACTGGCGATAGCGACAAGGTAGTAAATGCGGTCAATTCTCAAAAACTAGCCGAGCAATGGGCCGCGCTTTCTGGCAGCAAGCAAGTTGCAACCGAAGATAAGTTAGGCGCCAGTTTTAGCCAATGGAAAAGCGGCGATAAACCAACGATCGAGCTGGTGACGATCAAAGGAATGGATCACGGCTGGAGCGTTAATCCTGCTGTAAAAAATGGCGGCTCAACCGCGCCATTTTTACCTAAAGCGCAGCTGAGTACTGCGCAACAAATTGTCGATTTTTGGCAACTGAACTAA
- a CDS encoding LysR family transcriptional regulator, translated as MNVTLKQLKAFVVVAQQESFMAACELLHISQPALSIAIKNLETEVGGALFSRTTRAVVLTPEGQRFLPTAKRLLQDWDDAFIDLSQAFTLEHGILSIAAMPSFASSLVPSYLKRFRNEFPDVKIKLHDVVAEDAVQMVIDDQVELALVFEVPDVPQLDFIPLFEDKFVAAIPPALAQDCTEHFSWAQLLESPLIALQQPSTIRAQIEALLDEQGLAFDVEFEANQLATIGQMVASGLGVSAVPSLCTPLFEAQGAKCVPLQSPPLMRRVGIVTQQRKPLSVAAQSFIGQLVEKYG; from the coding sequence ATGAATGTAACGCTAAAACAACTCAAAGCATTTGTGGTGGTCGCTCAGCAAGAGAGTTTTATGGCCGCCTGTGAGCTACTGCATATTTCACAGCCTGCATTAAGTATTGCCATTAAAAATCTAGAAACAGAAGTGGGAGGGGCGCTATTTTCACGTACCACCCGTGCGGTGGTGTTAACACCAGAAGGGCAACGTTTTTTACCCACCGCTAAACGCTTACTGCAAGATTGGGATGATGCTTTTATCGATTTATCACAAGCATTCACTCTTGAGCATGGCATTTTATCTATTGCTGCCATGCCGTCTTTTGCCAGCTCGTTAGTGCCAAGTTATCTCAAGCGTTTTCGCAATGAATTTCCCGATGTCAAAATCAAACTGCACGATGTTGTGGCAGAAGATGCGGTGCAAATGGTAATTGACGATCAAGTCGAATTAGCATTGGTATTTGAAGTGCCCGATGTGCCACAACTCGATTTCATTCCACTGTTTGAAGATAAATTTGTTGCGGCCATTCCACCAGCGCTTGCACAGGATTGCACTGAACATTTTTCTTGGGCTCAGCTATTAGAATCCCCTTTGATAGCGCTACAACAACCGTCAACCATTCGTGCACAAATTGAAGCCTTGCTCGATGAACAAGGGCTGGCATTTGATGTAGAGTTTGAAGCAAATCAACTGGCGACAATCGGTCAAATGGTAGCAAGCGGACTAGGCGTTAGCGCGGTTCCATCGCTCTGCACGCCGTTATTTGAAGCGCAAGGCGCCAAGTGTGTACCACTGCAATCTCCGCCGCTAATGCGCCGTGTTGGTATAGTGACTCAGCAACGAAAGCCACTATCTGTAGCTGCGCAGTCTTTTATAGGGCAATTGGTTGAAAAGTATGGATGA
- a CDS encoding CoA transferase subunit A: MAGFNKVVSSFQEAMNGLEDGMTVVAGGFGLCGIPQGLINEIKSKGTRELTVVSNNCGTTEHGLGVLLVDRQIKKMVASYVGENANFESQMMSGELEVELTPQGTLAEKMRAGGAGIPAFFTATGYGTAVADGKEEREFNGRQYILEESITGDFAIVKAWKADTFGNLMFRKTARNFNPLAAMAGKVTVVEVEEIVEPGELDPDEIHTPGIYVNRIILGTSEKLIEQRTVAQQGE, from the coding sequence ATGGCGGGATTTAATAAAGTCGTTTCCAGTTTTCAAGAAGCGATGAATGGCCTCGAAGACGGTATGACAGTGGTCGCAGGCGGTTTTGGTTTATGTGGCATTCCTCAAGGCTTAATCAATGAAATTAAAAGCAAAGGTACGCGCGAGTTAACCGTAGTTTCAAATAACTGCGGCACCACAGAGCATGGCTTGGGTGTGTTGTTAGTTGACCGTCAAATCAAGAAAATGGTGGCGTCATACGTCGGTGAAAACGCTAATTTTGAGTCGCAAATGATGAGTGGCGAGTTAGAAGTTGAACTGACTCCACAAGGAACACTGGCAGAAAAAATGCGTGCTGGCGGCGCTGGCATTCCGGCATTTTTCACCGCGACGGGTTATGGCACGGCAGTCGCCGATGGCAAAGAAGAGCGCGAATTTAATGGCCGCCAATACATTTTAGAAGAATCGATTACGGGTGATTTCGCCATCGTAAAAGCGTGGAAAGCCGATACTTTTGGCAATTTAATGTTTCGAAAAACGGCTCGTAACTTTAATCCACTAGCGGCCATGGCTGGCAAAGTCACCGTGGTGGAAGTCGAAGAAATTGTAGAGCCGGGTGAGCTTGATCCCGATGAAATTCACACGCCGGGGATCTATGTTAATCGCATTATTTTAGGCACTAGTGAAAAACTGATTGAGCAACGCACCGTCGCTCAACAAGGAGAATAG
- a CDS encoding 3-oxoacid CoA-transferase subunit B, producing the protein MALSREQLAMRVAQELRDGYYVNLGIGIPTLVANYIPDGMQVMLQSENGLLGMGEFPQEEDVDADLINAGKQTVTAVTGASIFDSAESFAMIRGGHVDLTVLGAFEVDTQGNIASYMIPGKLIKGMGGAMDLVAGADNIIVTMTHASKGGDSKLLPECNLPLTGKGCIKKVLTDLALIEIKDGKFHLLERAPGVSVEEIKSLTAGELVADGDIPEMQFN; encoded by the coding sequence ATGGCATTATCAAGAGAACAACTAGCAATGCGCGTGGCGCAAGAGCTACGCGATGGTTACTACGTAAACCTTGGTATTGGTATTCCAACTTTAGTGGCGAACTATATTCCCGATGGCATGCAGGTCATGTTGCAATCTGAAAACGGTTTATTGGGTATGGGAGAGTTTCCGCAAGAAGAAGATGTCGATGCCGACTTAATCAATGCCGGTAAACAAACAGTAACCGCAGTAACTGGCGCAAGTATTTTTGACTCAGCAGAATCTTTTGCGATGATCCGCGGCGGCCACGTTGATTTAACCGTGTTAGGCGCATTTGAAGTGGATACTCAAGGTAATATCGCGTCTTATATGATCCCCGGTAAGCTCATTAAAGGCATGGGTGGCGCGATGGATCTTGTGGCTGGCGCCGATAATATCATAGTCACCATGACTCACGCGTCTAAAGGCGGCGATTCTAAATTACTACCCGAGTGTAATCTGCCACTCACAGGCAAGGGCTGTATCAAGAAGGTACTTACCGATCTCGCTCTCATCGAAATTAAAGACGGTAAGTTTCACCTGCTTGAACGCGCCCCCGGCGTCAGTGTTGAAGAGATAAAATCACTAACCGCAGGCGAACTGGTGGCTGACGGTGACATTCCGGAGATGCAGTTTAATTAA
- a CDS encoding DUF2817 domain-containing protein produces the protein MIELSPSYQSARAAFLAQAEAKGYAIENNLLQGYRGIDDELLYCDIARKGHDGNNKCIVISSGLHGVEGYCGSGVQHQLLLQETLEHLPQDISVIFIHAFNPYGFSFSKRVNENNVDMNRNFMDYTLQIPLDDDIKEFNETVFPLQWKGSHLSDVFEAVYQYREQRGVSQLQTVLTGGQYHYPGGIFYGGTEPQWTRKLWDRVCHELAAEFEHVVHIDIHTGLGENGDCELMYLGGNQDKIKDSVIEWFGEDIVKIPGTEGSTSKPITGHLASHLDNFNVNNIAIALEFGTQDIDHVLVSLINDSWLQANPDCSDSERRRIIQTVRDAFMTPSDEWQTRIWQQSKLFVEQAVAGLKAL, from the coding sequence ATGATTGAATTATCGCCATCTTATCAAAGCGCCAGAGCCGCCTTTTTAGCGCAAGCAGAAGCGAAGGGGTATGCCATCGAAAATAACTTGCTTCAAGGTTATCGCGGCATTGATGATGAATTATTGTATTGTGACATTGCTCGAAAAGGACATGACGGCAATAATAAATGTATCGTTATTTCTTCCGGCCTGCATGGCGTTGAAGGCTACTGTGGCTCGGGTGTTCAGCATCAATTACTGCTGCAAGAAACACTAGAGCACTTACCACAAGATATCTCCGTTATTTTCATTCACGCCTTTAATCCATATGGTTTTTCGTTTTCTAAGCGGGTGAATGAAAACAATGTCGATATGAATCGTAACTTCATGGATTACACGCTGCAAATCCCGCTCGATGATGATATTAAAGAGTTCAATGAAACCGTATTTCCGTTGCAATGGAAAGGCTCTCACCTAAGCGATGTATTTGAAGCTGTTTATCAATATCGCGAGCAACGTGGTGTATCGCAGCTCCAAACTGTGCTCACTGGCGGTCAATATCATTATCCCGGCGGTATTTTCTATGGCGGTACTGAGCCGCAATGGACACGCAAGTTATGGGATCGCGTTTGTCATGAGCTAGCAGCAGAGTTCGAGCATGTGGTCCATATCGATATCCATACTGGACTTGGTGAAAACGGCGATTGTGAGCTGATGTATCTCGGTGGCAATCAAGACAAAATTAAGGATAGTGTCATCGAGTGGTTTGGTGAAGATATCGTAAAAATCCCCGGCACTGAAGGCAGTACGAGTAAACCTATTACAGGACATCTTGCATCTCATTTAGATAATTTTAATGTCAATAACATTGCCATCGCCTTGGAGTTTGGCACGCAAGATATCGATCACGTGCTGGTTTCTTTAATCAACGATAGCTGGCTCCAAGCCAATCCAGATTGTAGCGATAGCGAGCGTAGACGTATCATTCAAACCGTGCGCGATGCCTTTATGACGCCTAGCGATGAGTGGCAAACACGCATTTGGCAGCAATCAAAACTATTTGTCGAACAAGCCGTAGCAGGCCTTAAAGCACTTTAG
- a CDS encoding MarR family transcriptional regulator → MSKQNYDDGSFDLDSYIPFNVLYTELMMYRVGRKDMETALVDGKPLSQGELRVLVCIYFGKAASPSDFTEALGMDKALVTRNINSLSRKHLITLTQDENDKRRKVITLTNSGREVGASVTKILSKYNDFFDSAITQNEKKSLLKILSKLNAACRE, encoded by the coding sequence ATGAGTAAGCAAAATTACGACGACGGTTCTTTCGACTTAGATAGTTATATTCCATTTAACGTGCTTTACACCGAGCTAATGATGTATCGCGTGGGGCGTAAAGATATGGAAACCGCTTTGGTTGATGGTAAGCCGTTATCGCAAGGAGAACTGCGTGTACTCGTTTGTATTTACTTTGGCAAGGCTGCTTCTCCGTCTGACTTTACCGAGGCGTTGGGGATGGATAAAGCCTTAGTGACCAGAAACATTAACTCACTAAGTCGTAAGCACCTTATCACTCTAACTCAAGATGAAAATGACAAGCGACGCAAAGTTATTACGCTTACTAACTCCGGTCGAGAAGTTGGCGCGAGTGTCACGAAGATTCTGAGTAAATACAATGACTTTTTTGATAGTGCTATCACTCAAAATGAGAAGAAGTCACTGTTGAAAATACTATCGAAACTCAATGCTGCCTGCCGTGAGTAG